CTAGCACATTTGAAAATGATTCAAATTCTTTGTTGTTTCTAAACAAAACCCAAGATTGCAGTCTTTGAGTGAATATAATATTTGCACGTCTAAAATATACATGATAGCATtgatcagagagagagagagagagagagagagagagagagagagagagagagagagagagagagagagagagagagatgttgAATTGATTAAATCTTTTATATTGACACCCTTTGACACATACTAccgatgtacatatatattatatttacctTATCtcaatccacacacacacacacacacacacgcacacacacacacaaatatatatatatatatatatatctatatatatatatatatatatatatatatatatatatatatatatatatatatatataactcggtgagtatcaatctgctaagacagtgctctataccgcagtggcagagcgtaatagttaaaactatatatatatatatatatatatatatatatatatatatatatatatatatatatatatatatatatatatatatatatatatatatgggtcaGTGAATCGCAATTCAGTTGTTGGAATGGAACGCTGTAAAAAATGTTCAGCATTCAACCATCACAGTTtgatacatatattgtatatatatattgtacattaaaaCACTCAAAAACAATCTAATAATTTACTGTATGTAATACTGATGTGAGtctttgaaaataaagacaGTGTTGATCTCAGTTATGGTGTTTGGAATTAGTTAAATTATCAATGTGAATTAAAGGAACTATTTTTTGCAGAGttacacaaaacatacacacaaagtaaaGACGTCCTTGGTGTTGTTATTCCAATCAGTAACATACTGATTTTAACTTGTTTTCCTACAGAAAAAAAGAGACACAAGGAAAAGAATACCACACACCAATGGGTAGAGATGCAATATCACACACTCGCCTATGGCTTGTCTGAGACAAAAAATCCCCAAATCgtgtgagatattccatctcAACCCATTGGGGATTTGGGATGTTAAACTCGCTCCCTTAATTGTCTTAGATTACACGAATAAATTGGAATATTTTTGTCTCTCACTAGCCGCAGACAAAATTCCCCATCAAAtgtgagatattccatctcAGATTATTTGTCGTTTGCATtgtaatcaataaatataattgTAACAAATCATAACGTCCCTCTGCGAGTCAGTCCCAGTCCATCTGTGAGGCTTGTCAACCCCCACGACAGAATGGTGTattgacaattttcaataaattatcaatGCGACGATTTTGCCATCTTATCATTTCTCACTTTTGCTGAATGGAACTAGCTTAAGAAAACAAATCCCCACTAGACTGTGGGATCAAAGCTATCCAACAGGTGTATGTTGTCTTACTCTCTGACATATTCAGGTAGATTACATTACTTCTTAACGTCTGTCAATCTTCCTTCTTGCTTACCACATACAACaatctcccatgatgcagttGGCTATCATGTGGTGTCATCTAATATCCGTCAAGCTTGTCTCTTGGGTTGTATTTCGTGGAGATCATAAACATAATGTGATTTTGTTCGTTACAccaatttgttttttattatcTTCCTATCCAATAAGTGTATACATACTTTCTTTCATTCTCACAGGTACACGGCGTGGTATAAAAGAATCTGTTGGCTGTTGTGCAGGTGAAATATCCAACAAAACAAGAAGAGAAGTTGATTTCAAGTAAAACTTACAAATTGCGACTTGTCTCGACGTACAGGACATTACCTATCGCATTGAGAGCCTGGCACGCTCTGTTAGTATCGTAACACGAGAAAGTATGTTACCTTAAAGAAGTGTGAAAAAAAATCTAGATACAGCTGTGAAACGTTTTGATATATATGTGCATTGTTCAATTTTATCCTAGGAAAACCAGGCAAAATTAAGTATGTTAAAGCCATCAACCTTTCCGCCGACACTCACCCAGTTTCATTACGTTACATTAATGGATCAAAATGAGTCTAAACGATTCGGAATGGATCATCTGCTGAACCAAACGAATGAAGTTCCCGCCATCGATGAAGGATACATcactgttcttccaatatgGGTAATTGATCGACTTATTCCTACCTTTTCTGCGGTCTTATGTGTCATCGGCTTATTCGGGAGTGGCGTCGTCATCTTCGTCAGGCTTCGTTTCCCAAATATGAAATCTACCACAAATACTTATATTCTTAATCTAGCATCGGCGGATTTTTTGTTTTTCACCGATTTCCCATTCTTGATATACTTCAATGCGTCAAACAAGTGGGTTTTTGGTAATGCCATATGTAAACTCGTAATGGGTATCGACGGAATGTATATGTTTACTGGAATATTTACTTTAACAGCGATGGCAGTCGATCGATATAAAGCTGTATTGAACACGCATATTGTTAGAAGAAAAAACgacaacaatatatttattgcTAGGGGTATTTGTCTGACACTGTGGATATTATCTGCTATTGTAACTGTGCCGCTGTGGATGTATGCCGTGGTGGAGCACGACACCAGCTTGAGTACAACTCTGTGTAGCATACTGTGCCCGAGAAACGTAGCAATCTCCTTCATTGTATATGCCTTTACTGTTGGTTTCCTTC
The Glandiceps talaboti chromosome 6, keGlaTala1.1, whole genome shotgun sequence genome window above contains:
- the LOC144437047 gene encoding somatostatin receptor type 4-like, which gives rise to MDHLLNQTNEVPAIDEGYITVLPIWVIDRLIPTFSAVLCVIGLFGSGVVIFVRLRFPNMKSTTNTYILNLASADFLFFTDFPFLIYFNASNKWVFGNAICKLVMGIDGMYMFTGIFTLTAMAVDRYKAVLNTHIVRRKNDNNIFIARGICLTLWILSAIVTVPLWMYAVVEHDTSLSTTLCSILCPRNVAISFIVYAFTVGFLLPLGVITVCYVGIMVSLMQHRGLGRNRRSKIKIGRVSALILVAVIVFVTCWLPFWMVRFWLLFRPPSVAIETLYYCSLMLIYIKSCLNPFIYACFKDDFRKNMSCISCRGLTCK